One genomic segment of Brassica napus cultivar Da-Ae chromosome A3, Da-Ae, whole genome shotgun sequence includes these proteins:
- the LOC125594169 gene encoding F-box protein At4g22390-like, whose amino-acid sequence MANMPMDIVNDVFLRLPATTLVRCRLLSKPCFSLIDSPDFIASHLKRVLETEEHLMIILRSPRLLRTVYLDAPDKISDVDHPLQAGGFTEVFGSVNGVIGLTNSPVDLAIFNPSTRKIHRLPIEPIDFSERFIARENVFYGLGYDSVSDDYKVVRMVQSTHKGHGVKESCRAFEVKVFSLKSNKWKRIHLLFDVQILFTKLYYRLLYRRGNGVLASNRLHWILPRSRGYIAWNTVIRFDLASDDLGILRYPLELLHEYDMGIGVLDGCLCLMCYSEFTHVDVWILRKYQRKWSKFISVPKPEIVVSFEFVRPMIYSKDRRKILLEINNGKLFWFDLESKSFETLEIKGCEGLPCNVEIVVSSLVLGCKGDPRRAQEKKMGNKSLRGDGFLSKGFKLKL is encoded by the exons ATGGCGAATATGCCAATGGATATCGTCAACGATGTATTCCTTCGTCTGCCTGCTACTACACTGGTCCGATGCCGCCTCCTCTCGAAGCCTTGCTTCTCTCTTATCGACAGTCCCGACTTCATCGCCTCGCATCTCAAACGCGTTCTCGAAACCGAAGAGCACCTCATGATCATACTGCGATCGCCTCGCCTTCTACGTACGGTGTACCTCGACGCACCGGATAAAATCTCAGACGTCGATCATCCTCTGCAAGCCGGTGGTTTCACGgaggttttcggttcggttaacGGCGTGATCGGTTTAACAAACTCTCCGGTTGATTTAGCGATTTTCAATCCGTCGACTCGCAAAATCCACCGCTTACCGATTGAGCCTATCGATTTCTCGGAACGGTTCATCGCTCGCGAGAATGTGTTTTACGGATTAGGTTACGATTCCGTGAGCGATGATTACAAAGTTGTGCGGATGGTTCAGTCTACGCATAAAGGCCATGGAGTCAAGGAAAGCTGTCGCGCTTTCGAAGTCAAAGTTTTCAGCTTGAAAAGTAATAAATGGAAGAGAatccatcttctctttgacgttcagattctttttacaaaattatattaccGTTTGCTTTACCGCCGCGGAAATGGTGTTCTTGCTAGCAACAGGCTTCACTGGATTCTACCTCGAAGTCGAGGATATATAGCCTGGAACACCGTGATCAGATTTGATCTCGCCTCTGACGATCTTGGAATCCTCAGGTACCCACTGGAGCTTCTCCATGAATATGATATGGGCATAGGTGTGTTAGATGGCTGCCTTTGCTTGATGTGTTACAGCGAGTTTACCCATGTGGATGTTTGGATTTTGAGGAAATATCAAAGAAAATGGTCTAAGTTCATTTCGGTGCCGAAACCTGAGATTGTGGTTTCGTTTGAATTTGTGAGACCTATGATCTACTCTAAGGACAGGAGGAAGATTTTGCTGGAGATAAACAATGGGAAGctcttttggtttgatttggaGAGTAAGAGTTTTGAGACGCTTGAAATAAAGGGCTGTGAGGGTCTTCCATGTAACGTGGAAATTGTTGTGAGTAGCCTTGTTTTGGGATGTAAAGGTGATCCTCGCAGAGCTCAAGAGAAAAAGATGGGTAACAAAAG TCTCAGGGGCGATGGTTTTCTGTCCAAGGGATTCAAGCTGAAGTTATGA
- the LOC106432032 gene encoding COBRA-like protein 4: protein MRLLFCFCFFFMIIFNASAYDPLDPNGNITIKWDIMSWTADGYVATVTMNNFQIYRHIQSPGWTLGWAWAKKEVIWSMVGAQATEQGDCSKFKGNVPHCCKKTPTVVDLLPGVPYNQQISNCCKGGVVGAWGQDPSSAVSQFQVSVGLAGTTNKTVKLPKNFTLLGPGPGYTCGPAKIVPSTVFLTTDKRRKTQALMTWNVTCTYSQFLARKHPSCCVSFSSFYNDTITPCPSCACGCENKRSCVKADSKILTKKGLNTPRKDNAPLLQCTHHMCPIRVHWHVKTNYKDYWRVKIAITNFNYRMNHTLWTLAVQHPNLNNVTQVFSFDYKSVAPYGSINDTGMFFGTKFYNDLLMEAGPSGNVQSEVLLQKDQKTFTFKQGWAFPRKVYFNGDECMLPPPDSYPFLPNSARGSLASLWTLSLTILVLVLISIW from the exons ATGAGGCTCCTcttctgcttctgcttcttcttcatgatcATCTTCAACGCAT CTGCTTATGACCCATTGGATCCTAATgggaacataacaatcaaatgGGACATTATGTCCTGGACAGCAGATGGTTATGTG GCTACGGTAACTATGAACAACTTCCAAATCTACCGGCACATACAATCACCAGGTTGGACACTAGGCTGGGCATGGGCCAAGAAAGAAGTGATATGGTCAATGGTTGGTGCTCAAGCAACGGAACAAGGAGACTGTTCCAAGTTCAAGGGCAACGTACCTCACTGCTGTAAGAAAACACCGACCGTCGTTGATCTCTTACCTGGTGTCCCTTACAATCAGCAGATTTCAAACTGCTGCAAAGGCGGTGTAGTTGGGGCTTGGGGTCAAGATCCTTCATCCGCTGTGTCACAGTTTCAGGTTAGCGTTGGCTTGGCTGGAACCACAAACAAGACTGTCAAGCTTCCTAAGAACTTCACGTTGCTTGGTCCTGGACCTGGTTACACTTGCGGTCCTGCCAAAATAGTGCCGTCTACTGTTTTTCTCACTACTGATAAAAGGAGGAAAACACAAGCTTTGA TGACATGGAATGTCACATGCACATACTCACAGTTTCTAGCGAGAAAGCATCCAAGTTGTTGCGTCTCCTTCTCATCTTTCTACAACGACACCATAACTCCTTGCCCTTCTTGTGCTTGTGGCTGCGAGAACAAAAGGAGCTGCGTCAA GGCTGATTCTAAGATTCTAACCAAGAAAGGACTCAACACACCGAGAAAAGACAACGCACCACTGCTACAATGCACACACCACATGTGCCCGATTAGAGTTCACTGGCACGTTAAAACTAACTACAAAGACTATTGGCGCGTGAAGATAGCTATAACAAACTTTAACTACCGGATGAACCATACGCTATGGACTCTAGCAGTTCAGCACCCGAATCTCAACAACGTGACTCAAGTTTTCAGCTTTGATTACAAATCAGTTGCTCCTTATGGATCCATAA ATGATACTGGAATGTTCTTTGGAACGAAGTTTTATAATGATCTTTTGATGGAAGCTGGACCTTCAGGGAATGTTCAATCAGAGGTTTTGCTACAGAAAGATCAAAAGACTTTCACTTTCAAGCAAGGTtgggcttttccgaggaaagtTTACTTTAATGGGGATGAATGTATGTTGCCTCCACCAGATTCGTACCCTTTTCTACCAAACTCTGCACGAGGAAGCTTGGCTTCTCTCTGGACGCTATCACTCACGATTCTTGTTCTTGTGTTGATCTCCATCTGGTGA
- the LOC106432070 gene encoding solute carrier family 25 member 44-like, translating into MNTPPSSRVASFGQTEINWDKLDKRRFYVNGAGLFTGVTVALYPVSVVKTRLQVASKDIAEKSAFSVIKGILKNDGVPGLYRGFGTVITGAVPARIIFLTALETTKISAFKLVAPLELSEPTQAAIANGIAGMTASLFSQAVFVPIDVVSQKLMVQGYSGHTKYTGGIDVATKIIKSYGVRGLYRGFGLSVMTYSPSSAAWWASYGSSQRVIWRLLGYGNDSKATAAPSQSKIVLVQALGGIIAGATASSITTPLDTIKTRLQVMGHQENRPSAKKVVKDLIAQDGWKGFYRGLGPRFFSMSAWGTSMILTYEYLKRLCAIED; encoded by the exons ATGAACACGCCGCCGAGCTCTCGCGTCGCATCGTTTGGTCAGACGGAGATTAACTGGGACAA gctAGACAAAAGGAGGTTTTACGTTAATGGAGCTGGACTCTTCACTGGCGTCACAGTAGCTCTCTACCCTGTCTCCGTCGTCAAAACACGCCTCCAAGTCGCTTCCAAAGACATCGCTGAGAAAAGCGCCTTCTCTGTGATTAAAGGCATACTCAAAAACGACGGCGTTCCTGGTCTCTACCGAGGCTTCGGCACTGTGATCACAGGCGCTGTGCCTGCGAGGATCATATTCTTAACTGCATTGGAGACAACAAAGATCTCTGCTTTTAAGTTGGTTGCGCCTCTGGAGCTGAGCGAGCCTACGCAAGCTGCTATTGCTAACGGGATTGCTGGGATGACGGCTTCTCTTTTCTCGCAGGCCGTGTTTGTCCCTATTGATGTT GTTAGCCAAAAGTTGATGGTGCAGGGGTACTCAGGTCATACTAAGTACACTGGTGGTATTGATGTCGCCACGAAGATCATCAAGTCGTATGGCGTAAGGGGATTATACAGGGGGTTTGGTCTGTCTGTTATGACGTATTCTCCTTCAAGTGCTGCTTGGTGGGCTAGCTATGGATCAAGTCAGCGTGTTATCTGGAG ACTCTTAGGCTATGGTAATGACTCGAAGGCTACTGCTGCTCCTAGTCAGTCAAAAATTGTACTCGTCCAGGCTTTGGGAGGTATTATCGCCGGTGCAACAGCGTCCTCGATCACGACACCATTGGATACAATCAAAACTCGGCTGCAG GTGATGGGACACCAAGAGAATAGACCATCAGCTAAAAAAGTGGTGAAGGATCTGATAGCGCAAGATGGGTGGAAAGGGTTCTATAGGGGTTTAGGTCCAAGATTCTTCAGCATGTCCGCTTGGGGAACCTCGATGATATTGACTTACGAATACCTAA AGCGTCTGTGTGCAATAGAAGATTAG
- the LOC106432078 gene encoding UDP-arabinopyranose mutase 2-like, with translation MVDPANTVGIPVNPTPLLKDELDIVIPTIRNLDFLEMWRPFLQPYHLIIVQDGDPTKKIHVPEGYDYELYNRNDINRILGPKASCISFKDSACRCFGYMVSKKKYIFTIDDDCFVAKDPSGKAVNALEQHIKNLLCPSTPLFFNTLYDPYREGADFVRGYPFSLREGVSTAVSHGLWLNIPDYDAPTQLVKPKERNTRYVDAVMTIPKGTLFPMCGMNLAFDRDLIGPAMYFGLMGDGQPIGRYDDMWAGWCIKVICDHLGLGVKTGLPYIYHSKASNPFVNLKKEYKGIFWQEDIIPFFQNVKLSKEATTVQQCYIELSKMVKEKLSPLDPYFDKLADAMVTWIEAWDELNPPAAAAANGKA, from the exons ATGGTTGACCCGGCGAATACCGTGGGAATCCCGGTGAACCCGACGCCGTTGCTGAAAGACGAGCTCGACATCGTGATCCCGACCATCAGAAACCTCGACTTCCTCGAGATGTGGAGACCGTTTCTTCAGCCGTACCATCTGATCATCGTCCAGGACGGAGATCCCACGAAGAAGATTCATGTTCCCGAAGGTTACGACTACGAGCTGTACAACAGGAACGACATTAACAGGATCCTCGGTCCGAAAGCTTCGTGCATTTCGTTCAAGGACTCGGCTTGTCGGTGCTTTGGGTACATGGTGTCTAAGAAGAAGTATATCTTCACCATTGATGACGATTGCTTC GTTGCTAAGGATCCATCAGGGAAAGCAGTGAACGCTCTTGAGCAACACATCAAGAATCTTCTCTGTCCATCAACTCCATTGTTCTTCAACACCTTGTATGATCCTTACCGTGAAGGAGCTGATTTTGTCCGTGGATACCCTTTCAGTCTACGTGAAGGTGTTTCCACTGCTGTTTCCCATGGTCTCTGGCTCAACATCCCTGATTATGATGCCCCGACCCAACTCGTCAAGCCTAAGGAGAGGAACACTAG GTATGTGGATGCTGTGATGACCATCCCAAAGGGAACACTTTTCCCAATGTGTGGTATGAACTTGGCTTTCGACCGTGATTTGATTGGACCAGCTATGTACTTTGGTCTCATGGGTGATGGTCAGCCTATTGGTCGCTACGACGATATGTGGGCTGGTTGGTGCATCAAG GTGATCTGTGACCACTTGGGCTTGGGAGTGAAGACTGGTTTGCCATACATATACCACAGCAAAGCGAGCAACCCGTTTGTGAACCTGAAGAAGGAATACAAGGGAATCTTCTGGCAGGAGGACATCATTCCTTTCTTCCAGAACGTGAAGCTGTCTAAGGAAGCAACCACTGTTCAACAATGCTACATTGAGCTCTCAAAGATGGTGAAGGAGAAGCTGAGCCCCTTAGATCCATACTTTGACAAGCTTGCAGACGCCATGGTCACATGGATTGAAGCTTGGGATGAGCTTAACCCACCAGCTGCTGCAGCAGCCAATGGCAAAGCTTGA